A stretch of the Papaver somniferum cultivar HN1 chromosome 6, ASM357369v1, whole genome shotgun sequence genome encodes the following:
- the LOC113291438 gene encoding uncharacterized protein LOC113291438 — translation MKVIERNFRLTVLNQIAGIEAGKALYVLNVFANDISFDGFIEHVRSRLNLSTDHKIEILWDCNLLLDACDFFEMLKCAEQDEDGFVMLDLCINGGEDDDMDGGGGVHMERSCVTDPRFRKKMTPKKKCVSKPNMTPRRSPRLQKKSKKQEKLKKKLPTRLDFEDEALNEVEVQVTQASVADNQGVVDVNESEASTHADKLEVTRDDEEDQPVKLPNIAVDECNPDDNFEFEYESSDDEIKGREKNVEGYETNDDGYFPYDYADVEVEEDDEGNRTDDGESNGDVLGNDDVSASNDVPANGDVPANVDIPANGDIPANGYVPTDGDTPEVPWTEDMEAEWQFYFGGTNAEDPVDLSMLEEPIPEPTPGVLMKGMIFPDRDAFTDHLRYYAVKTKNNFKYKKLDFERVVAECMNKDNQGCKWEVTARKIPKEATFSIRKVGEEHSCVGPGDHTNPACNARFVSEYLKKKLTATSTIPKAREIIDDWIWPAFDTYVPYWVANDARNMVLQHFNGSYEESFAKIPNLCSAVTSLNNDSIATFTYDEADETFETVTVCFNAQIQGFNNGCRSAIGLDAAHLKGNHGGVMMCATALDAQNCLFPLAIMICRTEDYPNWYKFLKDLKPKIAHRRGLTFMSDRQRGLRESVEELFLEANHRFCIRHLYKNFKVKHNGPKLLDLVWNAAKAYKKSHWKQHMDALKKVDKDAWEDLMKEDPSCWARSHFPHDCAFEHINNNFSESFNAMATKIRDKPVCKLLTMYSQMVILLFAKRNAVAAKWKSGQLVPAALDLIKKMTDNISQFKTGPSQILKF, via the exons AT GAAAGTGATTGAAAGGAATTTTAGGCTAACTGTTCTAAATCAGATTGCCGGGATTGAAGCTGGTAAAGCATTGTATGTGTTGAATGTATTTGCAAATGATATTAGCTTTGATGGGTTTATTGAACACGTAAGGAGTAGGTTGAATTTGTCTACGGACCACAAAATCGAAATACTCTGGGACTGTAACTTACTACTTGATGCATGTGATTTCTTTGAAATGCTTAAATGTGCTGAGCAAGATGAGGATGGATTTGTTATGTTAGATTTGTGTATAAATGGTGGtgaagatgatgatatggatggtggtggtggggtTCATATGGAAAGAAGTTGTGTAACTGATCCTAGATTTAGAAAGAAGATGACTCCAAAGAAGAAATGTGTCTCTAAGCCAAATATGACACCTAGAAGAAGTCCAAGACTGCAAAAGAAGTCGAAGAAGCAAGAGAAGTTAAAGAAAAAGCTACCTACAAGACTGGATTTTGAAGATGAAGCTCTGAATGAAGTTGAAGTTCAAGTTACGCAGGCTAGTGTGGCTGATAACCAAGGAGTAGTAGATGTGAATGAAAGTGAAGCATCCACACATGCAGATAAATTGGAAGTCACACGTGATGACGAAGAAGATCAACCAGTAAAACTCCCAAATATAGCTGTAGATGAGTGTAACCCGGATGATAATTTTGAATTTGAGTATGAATCAAGTGATGATGAAATTAAAGGGAGGGAGAAAAATGTTGAAGGGTATGAGACTAATGATGATGGGTATTTTCCTTATGATTATGCAGATgtagaagttgaagaagatgatgaggggAATAGAACTGATGATGGTGAGTCCAATGGTGATgttcttggaaatgatgatgtgTCTGCAAGTAATGATGTTCCTGCAAACGGTGATGTACCTGCAAATGTTGATATACCTGCAAATGGTGATATTCCTGCAAATGGTTATGTGCCTACAGATGGAGATACCCCTGAAGTGCCTTGGACTGAAGATATGGAAGCTGAGTGGCAATTTTATTTTGGTGGTACAAATGCTGAGGACCCGGTAGATTTGTCTATGCTTGAAGAACCAATTCCTGAACCTACTCCTGGTGTGTTGATGAAGGGGATGATTTTTCCAGATAGAGATGCTTTCACAGATCATCTTAGGTACTATGCagtgaagacgaagaacaattTTAAGTACAAGAAGCTTGACTTTGAAAGAGTTGTCGCTGAGTGTATGAATAAAGACAATCAAGGTTGTAAGTGGGAAGTTACTGcaagaaaaataccaaaagaGGCCACCTTCAGCATCAGAAAAGTTGGTGAAGAACATAGTTGTGTTGGTCCTGGAGATCATACGAATCCTGCTTGCAATGCAAGGTTTGTAAGTGAGTATTTGAAGAAGAAACTAACAGCTACGTCAACAATTCCAAAGGCTCGGGAGATAATTGATGACTGGATATGGCCAGCTTTTGATACATATGTTCCATATTGGGTTGCAAATGATGCAAGG AATATGGTTTTACAACACTTCAATGGTAGTTATGAGGAATCTTTTGCAAAGATTCCGAATTTGTGTTCGGCAGTTACAAGTCTCAACAATGATAGCATCGCCACATTTACATATGATGAGGCGGATGAGACATTTGAGACTGTAACTGTCTGCTTTAATGCACAAATCCAAGGGTTCAATAATGGTTGTAGATCAGCAATTGGACTGGATGCAGCTCATTTGAAGGGAAACCATGGTGGTGTTATGATGTGTGCCACTGCTTTGGATGCACAAAATTGTTTGTTCCCTCTGGCCATTATGATTTGCAGGACTGAAGACTATCCAAACTGGTACAAATTTTTGAAGGATTTGAAGCCAAAAATTGCGCATAGGAGGGGCTTGACCTTCATGTCTGATAgacaaaggggtctcagagaatCTGTAGAAGAGTTGTTCCTAGAGGCCAATCATAGATTCTGTATCAG ACATCTGTATAAGAACTTTAAAGTTAAGCATAACGGTCCTAAGTTGCTGGACCTAGTTTGGAATGCAGCTAAAGCTTATAAGAAATCTCATTGGAAG CAACATATGGATGCACTGAAGAAGGTTGATAAAGATGCATGGGAGGACTTAATGAAGGAAGATCCATCATGTTGGGCTAGATCTCACTTCCCACATGATTGTGCATTTGAACACATCAATAACAACTTTTCTGAATCATTTAATGCAATGGCTACCAAGATTAGGGACAAGCCAGTTTGCAAGTTGCTAACCATGTACTCTCAGATGGTTATATTGTTGTTTGCCAAGAGAAATGCAGTAGCTGCCAAATGGAAAAGTGGTCAACTAGTCCCTGCTGCACTCGATCTAATTAAGAAAATGACAGATAACATAAGCCAGTTTAAGACTGGTCCTTCACAGATATTAAAATT TTGA
- the LOC113286129 gene encoding uncharacterized protein LOC113286129, translating to MRPDWPKYCSKYYTVDFYRTTYSWAITPLGNMEDWPECEGVKIKPPHLLREPGRPCVNRKRSWTEMNPEKKARHCRKCGGSRHNSRTCKGGEVGSNPKGKKARVECEVNGSSFTTTTSKPKKIPTGTKIRRSRASDSGKKTTSRTASSSETVKKTTSIATTKPEGKQPKPKTAATSSSVNVSIRNINKGPVKQTINNFNYDAGSKRQRKPTVQFDL from the exons ATGAGACCAGATTGGCCTAA GTACTGTAGTAAATACTACACAGTGGATTTTTATAGGACCACATACTCCTGGGCAATTACACCACTAGGAAACATGGAAGACTGGCCTGAG TGTGAAGGAGTAAAGATCAAACCTCCACATTTGCTTAGAGAACCAGGCAGGCCTTGTGTCAACAGGAAGAGGTCCTGGACAGAGATGAACCCCGAGAAGAAAGCGAGACACTGTCGTAAGTGTGGTGGTTCGAGGCACAACAGCAGAACATGTAAAGGTGGTGAGGTTGGATCCAACCCCAAGGGAAAGAAAGCTAGAGTTGAATGCGAGGTGAATGGAAGTTCATTTACAACCACTACCTCAAAACCAAAAAAGATTCCCACTGGAACCAAGATCAGAAGGAGCAGAGCAAGTGATTCTGGTAAAAAGACAACCTCAAGGACTGCTTCATCTTCTGAAACTGTTAAAAAGACTACATCAATTGCAACAACTAAGCCAGAAGGAAAACAACCAAAGCCTAAAACTGCTGCTACATCATCTAGTGTGAATGTGTCCATCAGAAACATCAACAAGGGCCCTGTGAAGCAGACCATTAACAATTTCAACTATGATGCAGGTTCAAAGAGGCAGAGGAAGCCTACAGTCCAGTTTGATTTGTAA
- the LOC113289154 gene encoding uncharacterized protein LOC113289154 → MASNDTLLNKETEQVKVDTVDHRTYPAGEHGEEKTTTENIQVVHEQVVPPPQDDEHNKVDSAAAAAGLPAHAATPGIFAGAAASIASTYQSAKDFAFSSTTNNTHNTDEDTLR, encoded by the exons ATGGCATCCAATGACACTCTTTTAAACAAG GAAACTGAACAGGTGAAGGTGGATACAGTAGATCATAGAACATATCCAGCAGGAGAACATGGAGAAGAAAAGACTACAACTGAAAACATCCAAGTCGTTCATGAACAAGTAGTACCTCCTCCTCAAGACGATGAACACAACAAGGTGGatagtgctgctgctgctgccggcCTCCCTGCCCATGCTGCCACCCCAGGTATCTTTGCTGGTGCTGCAGCCTCAATAGCAAGTACTTATCAATCTGCTAAAGACTTTGCTTTCTCATCAACTACTAACAATACCCACAACACAGATGAAGACACTCTCCGTTAG